The Flaviramulus sp. BrNp1-15 genome includes the window ACAGCAATAGCAGGTGTATTATCTGCAACTGTTTTTTTCTCATCACTACCACAACTCGTTATAAAAATTGATAATGCGATTACAGCGATTATGTATGTATATTTTTTCATTGAATTTGTTTTTTATATTTAGGTCTCGACTGCGCTCGACTTGACATTTATTTTGTCTCCTCGAGCGCAGTCGAGAGGTTTTATTCTTTAGTTAAAAATTGTAAATATGCTTGTGCGTAATTGTATTCAAAAACGGTTTGGTAATATTCTAATTGCTTTTGTGCGTATTGTGTTTCTGCCATTAAAAGGTCTGATGTTTTTTCAAGTCCTTCTCCAAATCTGTTTGTTCTAATTCTTAAAGATTCTTCAGATTGTTCTAATGCTAATTCAGTTAATTTTAATCTGTTTTCTGCATCTAACAACATACGTTTTGCCTTATTAAATTCTAACTGACTTTGAGATACGTATTGCTCGTATTGTAATTTCGATTTTTCAAATTCAGCTTTACTTTTTTGTGCTTTCCCAAAACGTTTAGAACCTTGAAATAAATCCCAACTTAATTGAGCACCAAATAAGTATCCATTGGCATCTGCCTGAAAAATTTCATCGTCATATAACTCATAACTTCCAAAAGCATTTAAACGTGGTAAAAAGGCCATTTTATCTGCTTTGTTCATTGCTTCATAAGCATTTGAGGCTAGTTGCATTGCTTTAATATCTGCTCTGTTTTCTGATATTGTTTTGGTATTTATACTTAAAGCTGTAACCATTAAACTATCGGTAGGCTTGTAAACAATATCTGCTCTTTCATTCATTAAAAACGATAAGTAGTTTGAAGCATTCAATACATTACTTTTTGCTGTTTGTAATTGATTTTTAACCTCGGTTACACGAACCTCAACAGACAAAACATCAGCACGTTGTAAATACCCTTGTTTAAAACTATTGTCTGCTAATTTTTTATTTGCTTCAGCAGCATCTAACGCTTTTTCAAGTACTTCAACGGCTTTGTGTGCTAATTGTAATTGCATATAGGCTTTTTCAACTTCAAAAACTAAATAATCATTGGTGCGTTCAGTTTTTAAAGACATTGCTTCCATTTTAGATTTGGCAGCTTTACGTTGGTACATACCATCTACATTTATAAGTGGTTGCTGAATTTCTAACTTAGTTGCATAATTCTCAATTTGAGAAGGATCGTTTAACAGTGCTGGGTTAAAATCAGTTTGTGTTAAAATTTCCTGATTTAATTTAGAACCAAAAGCCATCAACGGATTTGTAGTTGCAATTCCTGTATGAGAAGCTGTAATGTTTGGTAAAAAAACAGCATTGGTTTGTCTGTAATCTGCTCTGGCTTCATTATATTCTTGCTCAGAAATTTTTATAGACCTATTTTCTTCTGAAACCTTGGTCAAAACTTCAGCTTTTGTGATTGGAACTACTTGCTGAGCTTGAAGTACCGATGCCAAAAGCATAAAACCAAAGGATAATATGTTTATGTTTTTCTTCATTATATTATTAATTTCGAGGCAAAATTAGAGATACTCATAATGTATGTCTGTAACTATTGTTACTTGATGCCTATTATTTTTTTTAATAGGTTCTACTTTTGGTTTAATAAAAAATGGACTAATTATAAGTGCTAAACAAAAGATTAGAAAGAGTAGGGCTACTATTTTTTTCGTTATAGGCTGCTTGATGAGTTTTTTAAATACACAGCAAATAATTTTCCAATGTAAAAAGATATGTGTAACAACTAGGGCCAATAAAACTAAGCCCAAAATAAGATGTATTGTACCCCATTGATGCCTATCCATTTCTAAAAAATATAGTTCTACATTGTTGCCATACTTTACCCAACGTTCTTTACCAGGAATTAAAATATATTTTATTATAAAACCTGTACCCAAAATTGCAGACATACAAATAGTCATTACAGTATTTATAGTGAAGTTTAAAACTGATTTTTTCATTCTTTAAAATTTATAACTAGCACCAACTAACCAATAGAATGTGTTTTCTAAATCTTCTTCGTAAACAGTATCCTCAACAGTTAATGTTGCGGGGTTTTTGGGTATTACTAAAGTTGGTGAAAATGATAGTGTAATAGCGTTATCCACATACCAAATAGGTAAGCTGAATTCTATGGCCATTAAATCAAATTTTTCACTTTCTTCTAAAACTAATGTAGTTGTGGTTTGATTTGTTCCACCTGTTCCTTGTCCATTTCCCTGACCCGAAGAACCTCTACCGCTTCCAAAACGATTGTTTACATAATATTCTTCGTAAAAATTTTGAGACCCAAAATAGATTTCAATTGTTGGTGAAATTTGAAATTTTTGATTGTTGGTTACAAAATCATGACTGATTGCTGATGATAAGAAAATATCAGAGTCGCTACTATTATTTATAAAAGCAATTGCAGAGGCACCTAAGTTTATGATTTTAAAGTCATAACTAAACATTGCAGTAAAATCTGCTTCAACCTCTGAAATTACATTGTAACTATCTGTATTAAAAAAGTATTTGGTAAATGAAATATCTCCTTCAAATTTTTTAATAGTAAAATCATATCCAATGGTTCCTAAAAATAAATCAATTCTACTTTCATCTGATTTTGTGAGGTAAGAAAACGAACCAGTTGCATAAAATCCAGATTTATTATGGTATGTGATTGATGGATATAAATACGGTGCAGTAATAGAATCTTTTCTACCTAAATAAACGGCGTCACTAATGTAACCTAGGCTAATTGAAAAATAAGTTGAATCGTTATCTAAGGTTTTAAAATCATTATCTAAATTGTCTTGACTGAATGCTACATTGCTAAATATGATACTTAGTAGAATAATCAGCCATTTAAGATTTAAATTTTTCATGGCTAATGTTTTAAATTTGAAAAAGGGACTTTATAGTCCTACAAAATCCCTTTTCTTATTATTATGCAGCTCCCTTTTTTTTGTTTTGTTTTTTAATGATTGATTTTTTTTGCACTTTATTTTTTATTAAAGGCTTTTTATTAATCATTTTTCTGTGTTGGAGCGTGTTTTTAAACATTTTACCATCCATATTCAAACATTCACCATCTTGAAGACGCATTTGTTGACGGGTTTGCATTTGATAATATGTACCATCAGGATTAACATATCCGCCATCATTTAATTTTAATTGTTTTTGAATCTTGTTTTGAAACTGGTTTCTAATTTGATATACTTCACCATCCATTACCATTATTTGATATCTGTTTTGGTTTCGCTCTTGAACTTGAGCTTGATTTAAACCTTTGTTTTCTTGTTGTATTTTGTAACGGTATTGGTATTCATTACGGTATTTTACGCCATCGTTATCTAAACATTCACCATCTTTTAAACGTAAACGCTTACGATCTCTGGTTACGTAAGTTCCATCAGGATTCACTATAGTTCCATCGTTTAATGTAATCTTGTCTCTTAATCTAATTTGATCTCTGTCTCTAATTTGAAGAACATCTCCATCAACCAACATAACTCGATCTCGATCGCGATCTTGAGCTTGGTCTTGAGCTTTTAATGATGTAGTACTCATTACTATAAGCGCTACTAATAAAATTATTTTTTTCATGATATGTAATACTTTAATTAATACTACACTAATGTAATTCTACATATATTTTACTACAATGATATTCATCAGTAGAAATTACACGTTCAAATTCATTTTTGTAATTGACTAATATCATTGTGAAGTATATTATTAATGAGGTACTTTATTTAATAAAATTTTATGTCATGAAAGTATTAAAGCTATTTTTTGTAATACTTGTATTAAGTATTTTCATAAGTTTAGAAAGTTGTGGTCCTGTAATTATTTCTTCAAGACCTACACATCCAACTCCAAATTGGTTTTACCCAAACAGAGTTGTTAATTTAAGGTATGTGTATTTCCCAGATCATTTAATTTATTACGATTTATCATTACGTAATTATATATATTTTGATAATGGTGTTTGGTTAACTGTAAATGTTTTACCTTCTAGATTTAATAGTATAGATTTTAAGCGGGCAAAAAGAGTTAGAGTTAATAACTATTATGGTGATAATATTAGAGATTATCATAACAATAATAAAATAAATGAAAAGGGGAGAAGAACCTACAGAGAAAATGAGTCTAGAACGAGAAGGCGTGAATAATAATCTTGATAAACAAGAAAAATAATTCCTGATAATTAGATATTATAATTAAAGAAAAAAGCACTTAATTATTTAAGTGCTTTTTATCTACTAACCAACCATAAAACTGAATAACCACTAGGCTATTATAACACTACAAAGATTGAGCTTTAAAATAATACTCGCAGTAACTTTTGTTACATAAAACCAGTTAATTATTAAATATCTTATAATTAGTTGAAAACTATCAAAATTTTCAGTTTTTTTCTATTTTAATGGTTATATCCATTTTAATATTAGAATTAACAGAATTTGATATTAAACAGGCCTTTTCTGATTTTTCTATAACCTTTTTCGCTAACTCCATATCTGCTTCATTAGCAATGGTAACAACCGGTTTTAAAATTACTTCACTAATCATAAACTTTCTATCTATCATTTCTAACTTTCCTTCAGCATCAGATTCAAAATCAATAAAATTAAGTTTAAAATTTTCTGCTACAGCTAAAAAAGTAGTCATTAAACAGCCATTAATAGCTGCTACAAAATAATGTTCAGGAGACCAGATGTTTGCTTCTCCTTTAGGGAATTCTGGTGGTGTTACTATTGTTATTTTTTCATCTAACACTTTAGAAGAAAGTAGACCTTTTCTATTTTCTTTCCAATTTACTTTTACTTGATAAAAATGTTCTTTTGTCATGTTGCTGTTATTTACTGTTCAAATGTATATGCTTTACTTAAAGTTATCTGTAACTATTATTACAAAAGGGGCTATTTTTTGTTAACAGTCTCGATAAAAATTTGGATAAATAATATTTTAATGTTCTATACAATTAGTAGAAAGTGCAACATAGGTTGCATAACAGAAATTTGAATATAAATGTGACAAATATCACATAAAGCTTTTATTAAAAGTACTATTTTTGCTATCGTGAAATTAAGCACAATCATAGTATCTATTATTTTGGGTTCGCTTATACTATTTAATAGTTTAAGAGTATCTTTTACCTATGCTTATTATGAACTTGACCCTATTGGATTTATAGAAGAACTTTGTGAGAACAAAGACAAACCAGAACTGCAATGTAATGGGAAATGTCATTTAAAAAAGGTTGCAGAGTCAAGCTCAAATGATACTAAAGAACCTACACGTTTAATAGATTTTAAAGAAATATTACTTTATACCAGCAAGCCTTTTGAATACCTTTTAAATAAAGTGGCTTCTGAAGATAAAACAGTTGCAACATACCTTAATTTGTATACTTACACAGATTTAAAAGACTCTTTTCGTCCTCCACAGGTATAGTTTATTTTCCTTTTTGTTCAATAACATAATCATTATTGAACCAATTATATTAAATAAACTATAAAAATCACAAAATGAAAATATTTTATAGCGTGTTATTATGCATGCTAATTTCTGCCGTGTCTTTTTCTCAAGAAAAAAATGATAAAGTAAATGACACAACGGTTCAAAAACATGTAAAACTTGATGAAGTATTAATAACAGGAAATGTTAAAACAGATCCTATTCACTCGACAGTTTCTAACAAGTATGCTGAAAAAGTTGTTCAGCCAAAAAATGTAGCCGATTTATTTAACGATATCAATGGGTTTTCTGTTATAAAACGCGGTAATTATGCTATCGATCCTTCGTTTAGAGCTTCTCAATACGAACAGTTAAACATTCAGTATGATGGCGGAACTAAAGCTATGCATGCTTGCCCAAACAGAATGGACCCTATTACTACGCATATTATTCCTGAAGAAATTTCAAAAATTGAAATCATAAAAGGCCCTTATACTGTACGTTATGGCGCAACTTTTGGTGGAGTAATTAATATGGTTACTCAAAAAACTGATCATTTAGAAAGCGGTTTACACGGAAAAGCCTCAGCTGGATATGAAAGTAACGGCGGCTCCTTTGTAAACATGGTTCAGTTACAATACATTCAAAATAAATATGATATTGTTGGTAATGCAGGTTACAGAGATTTTGGAAATTATGAAGATGGTAATGGTATCGAAATTCCTTCGTCATTCAGAAGTACAGATTACGGAGTAAAGTTTGGTTATAATTTCACAGTAAATCAACGTTTGCAAGTACATTGGAGACAATCTTTTGGAAGAGATGTATTGCATGCAGGTTTACCAATGGATACAGACTACGACAACAGTAGTATTTTATCTTTAGATTATAAATTGACTAATATTGGTAAAACAGTTAAGAGCTTTACTGCTAAGGCTTATTACAGTTTTGTAGATCATTTAATGACAAATTATAACAGACCAACATTTATGATGATGGAAGCGTCTTCTGCTGTTGAAGCCACTACTATCGGTGGTAAATTAGAATTAAATTGGAAACCTTCTGAAAAACTGAATGTTTTTAGTGGTTTTGATGCTATGCATATTGGAAGAGATGGAGGGAGAACACGATTAGTTAAAATTATGAATGGAAATCCT containing:
- a CDS encoding TolC family protein, with product MKKNINILSFGFMLLASVLQAQQVVPITKAEVLTKVSEENRSIKISEQEYNEARADYRQTNAVFLPNITASHTGIATTNPLMAFGSKLNQEILTQTDFNPALLNDPSQIENYATKLEIQQPLINVDGMYQRKAAKSKMEAMSLKTERTNDYLVFEVEKAYMQLQLAHKAVEVLEKALDAAEANKKLADNSFKQGYLQRADVLSVEVRVTEVKNQLQTAKSNVLNASNYLSFLMNERADIVYKPTDSLMVTALSINTKTISENRADIKAMQLASNAYEAMNKADKMAFLPRLNAFGSYELYDDEIFQADANGYLFGAQLSWDLFQGSKRFGKAQKSKAEFEKSKLQYEQYVSQSQLEFNKAKRMLLDAENRLKLTELALEQSEESLRIRTNRFGEGLEKTSDLLMAETQYAQKQLEYYQTVFEYNYAQAYLQFLTKE
- a CDS encoding DUF4405 domain-containing protein, with amino-acid sequence MKKSVLNFTINTVMTICMSAILGTGFIIKYILIPGKERWVKYGNNVELYFLEMDRHQWGTIHLILGLVLLALVVTHIFLHWKIICCVFKKLIKQPITKKIVALLFLIFCLALIISPFFIKPKVEPIKKNNRHQVTIVTDIHYEYL
- a CDS encoding DUF6799 domain-containing protein yields the protein MKKIILLVALIVMSTTSLKAQDQAQDRDRDRVMLVDGDVLQIRDRDQIRLRDKITLNDGTIVNPDGTYVTRDRKRLRLKDGECLDNDGVKYRNEYQYRYKIQQENKGLNQAQVQERNQNRYQIMVMDGEVYQIRNQFQNKIQKQLKLNDGGYVNPDGTYYQMQTRQQMRLQDGECLNMDGKMFKNTLQHRKMINKKPLIKNKVQKKSIIKKQNKKKGAA
- a CDS encoding OsmC family protein is translated as MTKEHFYQVKVNWKENRKGLLSSKVLDEKITIVTPPEFPKGEANIWSPEHYFVAAINGCLMTTFLAVAENFKLNFIDFESDAEGKLEMIDRKFMISEVILKPVVTIANEADMELAKKVIEKSEKACLISNSVNSNIKMDITIKIEKN
- a CDS encoding TonB-dependent receptor domain-containing protein, which gives rise to MKIFYSVLLCMLISAVSFSQEKNDKVNDTTVQKHVKLDEVLITGNVKTDPIHSTVSNKYAEKVVQPKNVADLFNDINGFSVIKRGNYAIDPSFRASQYEQLNIQYDGGTKAMHACPNRMDPITTHIIPEEISKIEIIKGPYTVRYGATFGGVINMVTQKTDHLESGLHGKASAGYESNGGSFVNMVQLQYIQNKYDIVGNAGYRDFGNYEDGNGIEIPSSFRSTDYGVKFGYNFTVNQRLQVHWRQSFGRDVLHAGLPMDTDYDNSSILSLDYKLTNIGKTVKSFTAKAYYSFVDHLMTNYNRPTFMMMEASSAVEATTIGGKLELNWKPSEKLNVFSGFDAMHIGRDGGRTRLVKIMNGNPLPMPMTFNDRVWQDSYIDDFGVFTEAKWSTNNTTIVTAGLRYDMVISDIKDPDDDFAAMYNLEQRTEHNVSGTVSVKKLVSDNFILEAAYGRGVRSANMIERYINHFTVGQDPYEYIGNPNLDAEVNNQFEIGFKGHTNLNAFKYAVSFYYSSFENYIVAVVDESLNRKYMPMAQPRNPKVFRNLDQAYKTGFEAMAQVDFLNDYYFKTELAYVYAKNKDLSESLPLTAPFTTKITLGFEREKFWANAQYNITSKQENIAESFGETETDGYQTLDIRIGVKPFKNVTFGVAALNVFDEAYNNHLNFSFANQSDFGRTPITDPGRNLTAFLQYKF